DNA from Phragmites australis chromosome 16, lpPhrAust1.1, whole genome shotgun sequence:
CGCAAGTAATGATCACCTGATAAGATTTAGAGTGTGAGAACCATGAATAGTCCCTTTTACATGTTCAGTTCTGGTCCTTTTAGAAGGCTGTTAGACCAGTTTCATGCTATGCTAAAAGGAACAGAGCATTGAAATTTAATGTTTTATTAGTTAACCTATTCAGATTTCTTTCAATAAACCTGTGTCTGTAGTGGACCAGTCAAGCTTCACTTGTAGTTGTGCTTTTCATGAAACCGGTTCATCCATGAATTGCAATAGCCGCTTTTGCTGAATGTTAATGAGTTTTGAGCTATCAGAGTTCAGATCTTAGGCTGTACGGGTTGGTGCAGAGCGGCTCTGCATTAGGTGATGTAACTACCAGGTCTCAGAGTTCGTGGAAAAGCCGTACTGTGACAAATTGTGACTTTGCACCATGGATTCAAATATGATTTTAATTTGCGTTGGTGTTAAGTTTGTTCAGAGTACAATTAAATTCTGTCCAGCACTGCAGTCCTAGCAAATTATCGTCTATCTTGATCTAACAAGAGCACGCATTGCTTATGTTCTTTTTCCCTTCCAGCGATGATGAAGCGAATGCTGAATGTACTATTGCAGTGATAAGATTGCTCCTGTGgtggtttttttttcctcttttttttaatggtttgccgagtgtattttaAGGGCACTCGGTAAACCCTCCactttttgccgagtgtattccctcgacactcggcaaaccggCCGTTACGGCCCTGCTACCGTTTAGGCgcttttttttgccgagtgtcggaTTTCACTCTCGGCAaaatagtttgccgagtgcgcgatagaaaacactcggcaaaaaatTGTTTGCCGGCACGTTGTACGCCGActgctgtttgccgagtgttacactcggcaaaccatttgccgagtgtttttaagCCTTCGCCGTGTGCGctgggcacacggcaaagtcaCGAAATCCGGTAGTGGTTGTTGCTTTTTGTTTCATTCTAGGATGTTGAATTTGGATGGTTTAAGATGCTGATTTCAATTCTTGCAGCATGCAAGTTAATTTGTTGCAatggttctttgtgtgatgTTGCAGTGATTTCATTGGATGTTCCAACAATAAGTTGAATTAGATGCAATTGCTTACTCTGGATGTTGCAATAGCCTTGTTTGCATGTTGCAGAAGTAGAGTTAGTTTGTtgcaactaaaaaaattatgattttgagTTTGTTGCAGAAGTAGAGTTAGTTTGTTGcaactacaaaaattatgattttgagTTGGACCCGATTTTTATGGATTTGAGACATGTttcaagagatttttttttgatgttttgcaaattattttttttaagcagTTCTAGTTCCTCTACGATCTCCCAGGCAAGGATGTTGCAGTAAATTTGGTTTGTCGCAAGCATATAAAATCTGATCTCGTGGTGCGGaactcaatttttttggttCATTCAATTTTGTTGTGGATTGGTTAAGGAGTTGAGCTCCTTGATGATCTCTGAGGAGAGATCAAGGGTGAGCGACCACACAAGGAAAACTACAGGTTCAACTAGAGGTGTTGCATGAAACATGGTCGGATGTTGTGGTGAGATTTTTCTAGGTTTGGATTAGGGGACAATAAGGGCCCATGCTTGATAGGATTCTAGATTCTCTTAGAAAAATTTAGGATCGACCATAAGCAAGGACAGCAGGGGTGATAGGCCTAGGGCCCTCGAAAGTTAAGGGGTCCAACCTAAATATGTATGTAGTACATAGCCAGGTGCATGTATAGCCTCAAAGGCCTAAAAGCAACTACATAAAAGAGAGGTTATGGTTCAATCCAAGCCCTCAGTAGAAGAAATTGATGCCCTTGCTTGTCTTCTTCGCTTGTCATGCCGTCGTAACCAACGAACAAGATGGCGGGTAGCCCATGCAATCGTGCCCCAATCCCCTCTaaatttctcttttctctttcctaAAATCGAACGCCGCAACAATCACCTCATATTCTCCACCTTATGTCACCGTAATTAATGGAGGGGAAGATTTTGATTTCATGGATTCCCAACCTATTTGACTACAATTATTTCGATTTGCAATGACTCTACTCTATAATCCGTCAATTAGCCGTTGCATATAAGGTGCTACTTCGATTTGCAATGGCTTGATTCGTTGTTAAATAGATCTCTAGTTCACCTCTTCAGTATTCCACCAGCCACCGGAGTTGAGTGTGGAGTGGAGCTAGAACCACTTAGCAAAAAGGGATTGCCGACTGTTGTTGCAACTTGCAATTTGCGGTTTCATGGCAAGTTTTTTCTtagttatttattttcattatctAAATTACAGCCTCgcactatttttttaaagataatttgattttatttatttttaattattttccaACTATGACATGTCCCATGGTTGAAGTCTCTATCTTCCGGTCGTTCCATGTGCTTTTATTTcttatctaattcttgtatgATGAGCATCTTTCATACTTTGGCCGTTGCGATATTCTCTAAAAAGTGTTATCCTTAGCATGtaaatactatatttttttttacttttttaatgTATTACTGCTGTCACCAAAGAACATTGTTTTTTGGTATACTTCTAAATATGTCGTATATTTGATTTTCAattgaaatataaatattatttttttatgggGACCTCCAATTTTTGTTTCGCCCTAGGGCTGGCCCTAAAAATGTTTCGGTTATATTTTCtttctgaaaatatttttttatgaatcaGAATAATTTTATGCAATGTTTGCTTAGTTAGATAGATTTTAATTCTGGAGAGGATGATATTTATAAATAAGAAGGAATTGAATCAGAGACAGAAGAAACCACATATTTATCCCTCGTGgtgtaaaaaaagaaaacatttttcacattttgaattcaaatcatttGATAAAAACACCGTTTAACAGATATTCCAGTGATTCATGTCAGAATTCAAAATGTTTCTCGCTGCCAAACGCAGGCTAAGATTGTCTAGCTCCTACCACGCACGACGATGGAGGCGTCCTACTGTAATTCCGAGCGCTAGCCGCGCCCTTTCTCAACAACCGTGTGCAGGGTCTGCAGAGACATGCCGTCCTGGCAACACCAACCGAGCTACCAGGCCGCTCCACGTGGCCCAATCCCCACCCCTCCAGTCTTTCCCTGCTCCACGTGGCTGCACACGGAGCGCGCCAGCTAGCTTCCAGAGACCAAGGAAGGAACGTTCATGGCACCAGGATAGAGGgagatgattaaaaaaaataaaaatgaaacgCGTCCAATTGCCGGACGACGAcgaagcagccgccgcccgcTGCCGAGAGCGACCTTTCGCTGCCCCTTCTCCTCATCGAGACGGCGACGCGTCTAAGCAATCCAACGATTAGGAAATCACGCGTCTTTGCGAGCTCTATATAAAGGGGATCGAGCGCTACTCGATGCCATATTGCCATCATCTCTACCCTTCCCAGCTGGCCAGcttcttcttctgctgctgCAGCTTGTGCTGTTCGTGCTTGATACTCCAAAGAGGACCCGTGCCAGCTCCTTGCAACTGACCATGAGCTACCAGGCTCCTCCCCCTGGCACCGGTGCTGCACTCTATCTATGCAAAAAAATCTCTTTCTTTTCGTGCCTTGGATCGATGATTCCGCTAGCTGCTATCCGGAGAAACATCTGAAATTCTTGCAAATTTGTTTGCAGTCTTTGTGTTTTGCTGCTGCTGTCTGCTGATGCGTGCGACTAACGCCTTCGAGTTATATCTGATATATTTTCAGGCTACCCGCCGCCGGGCACCGCGTACCCTCCTCCGGGCCAGCAGGTCTacgtcgcgccgccgccggcgtacCCGCCGACCCAGGACGGCGGCGCGTACggccagcaggagcagcagaaggGGACCACGagccgcggcggcgacggcttcTGGAAAGGATGCTGTGCtgccatctgctgctgctgcctcctCGACATGTGCTTCTGAGGACGAGGAGCTCGAGCAGCAGCTGCTCGCCATGGCCAGGGCATGCTCTGTCGCTGCTGATGACCATCCCGTGCTATGCTGTGTTACATTACATATTGATAGCGTTAGTCTTTATTGCTGTGGTTACAGTACCCGTGTCGGGTATTTGTTGAGCCATTCGTTTGTGATGGTGatgctgctcttctttcttctatATGTTATTTGACATTATTTTGGTAACGGCGCTGATTTCGTTTGATGATAATTACTCTCTTCGGTTATAAATACTCGTATGTTCGTCTACCAGCATTAGAGAGGGGCAAAATTTTAGTTAAATCCAACACCACAGGCTGCTATAAAACCTGGAGGGGTTTCCTCCTAAATAACAGGATTCTTAATTTATATTCTCGAGGAGGAAAAAAGTTGGAGTTTACTGATTATTTCGTCGTTGTCAGTGGTGGAAATACATCCATATCAATGGAATCAAGAAATGCATAAGAAACTGACAAATGTCACCTGTCCAAACtcgaaagaaacaaaaaattccATGCACATTTACAGCAGCTTAAATGGATCGATTCCAACTTAGAAAATCAACAAGAGCAAGTCACCTAACGCAGCAAACCTCCAAAGGTTCAAACCAAACCCAAACAGAATGCCAACCTAACCCATCACGGGCAATGAGACAAGCACTACAGGCCTCATAGCATCAGGTATGATCCTGCTGAAAAATAATAGCTATCTACTTCTTAATCATCAGAGTAACCAGGTAACCTATATCGGTAGCAATACAGTGCAAGCATGCGATTCACATTATCTTGGCCATCACATCGATCAGAACATGACATACAATTTGACAGAGAAATGAAACCCCTAATTTGTGTGCTTTGTTAGTTGGCTTAGCTGACAAATTGGCTGGACTGCAGCAGTAGTTGTTTTCGGTAAGGCCACAAATTGTACCAAGCAACATAGCACCACATTATATGCTTATTCCCCATTGCTAAATAGAAAAAAACAATTGTCATTCTGCCTGTCAAGAACGAGGTTCCAGCACATCATTGACATCAAGTGCGAAACTACTCTGTACAATGAACATTGTCGTCACCGTCTCCAGCCATCGCTACAACAAATGGCATTTACTAATTCTTCTTGGATTTGAGCTCTGCAATCCTTTCCTCTGTGGCCTTCAGGGCATCGCCATATTTGCTTATGATCTATAAATTCGGTCAGGATTTAGTTTCTTGTTAGTAACAGGTTGCATCAGTTACACAAAAGAGATTTGATAATGTAAATGTGTGATCTTACTTCTTCAACTTCATCGGGAGTCATTATCAATGGGGGTGACAACATAATGTTATCGCCAGCTACCCTGATGAGCATCCCGCGCTTCTCACACTCAGCTCCAAAGATTGAACCAACACCTGAAATTACCAACCATAAGGAGCTCAATTTACTCTCGCCATGCAAATCATTCTTGGGGGACTTCTTTTAACTCTGAAATATTGATGAAGTTCATGTCCAACATTTTTTGTATCTAATTCATGAAAATTCAGCTTTTCCCCCAAAAGACTTTGAAATTGAatgaagaaaaggttagacgattttttttttgaaatttcctGCGTTTTATTTTGGTAACTGGTCAAAGGGCAAGATTTTTACAATGAAATTTGAATCCCTGGATgagttcaaatttaaaaaaaaaaactgaaagaaAATCCacatttgaattcaaaagattcAGCAACCATGGTGAATTTTTTCTCAAACCATTATTAGAATCCTGGGGTAAGTTCAATTTATTAATTGAGTGCAGTGGAAAAAGATAAAATTATCTTGGCTTAGGAAGAAGCCTAGAATATTAGTTTAATGAATTATACTAACTTTAAGTCCTAATCCTCACTGACATGAAAGGATTTCGATGGAAAACTCTGTACATTACTTACCTATTTCAGAGAAAAAATTTGGTAGGCTAAAAGTAGGATTTTGATAA
Protein-coding regions in this window:
- the LOC133895484 gene encoding protein CYSTEINE-RICH TRANSMEMBRANE MODULE 9-like; its protein translation is MSYQAPPPGTGYPPPGTAYPPPGQQVYVAPPPAYPPTQDGGAYGQQEQQKGTTSRGGDGFWKGCCAAICCCCLLDMCF